The Aneurinibacillus migulanus genome contains the following window.
GAAAATTGACCCGCGTGGATTCCAAGTTCATGCTGTCAGCGCGCCAAATGTAATTGAGGCAAGATACCATTATTTGTGGCGTTTCTGGAACAAGCTGCCTGCCAAAGGTCAAATCGGTATTTTTGATCGTTCCTGGTATGGACGTGTGCTGGTGGAGCGAGTAGAGAAGCTGGCGACTGAAGAGGAATGGAAGCGTGCATACCGTGAGATTAATGAGTTTGAAAAAGTACTCGCCGACGGCGGAGCGCTCATCGTGAAATTCTGGCTACATATATCTAAACAGGAACAGCTTGAACGGTTTGAGGAACGAAAAAACAATCCGTTTAAGCATTGGAAATTAACAGAGGAAGATTGGCGCAATCGTGAGAAGTGGGATGAGTATGAGCAAGCGGTGGATGAGATGCTGGAGAAAACGGATAAACCCCATGCTTCCTGGCACATTGTTGGGGGCAATTATAAATGGCATGCCCGTGTTATGGTGTTGAAAACGATTGTTAAAGCAATGGAAGCTCGCCTGCATACTGAAAAATAAATGGTGCAACGGTTGCGCGAATAGTGCAGGGATGATAGATTAATGACATAAAATGTACACAAATTATGTGTGGACAAATAAGGGAAACAGCGGTGAGTGGAATGATTGAAACGATAGAGCGCCTATCACAGGCTCAGGAGGGGCGGGGCCAAGTACCCGCCGAAGTGCTGTATTATAGAGTTGAAAAGCTCAAGGAAAGCTTTGCTGCCGCAGGAGATGAAAGAAACGCTAAAAAAGCGGAGCAGTTGCTCGAAAAGTTATATAAGAAAGAATTTACTGTTGCTTTTTGCGGTCATTTCTCTGCAGGAAAGTCAAGCATGATTAATGCGTTGATGGGCGATCAAGTATTACCGTCAAGCCCGATTCCGACAAGTGCCAATGTTGTGAGCATTAAAACAGGAAAAAAATCGGCCCGCATCTTTTTAAAACACGGTGCGCCCGTCGATTTTGCGGCGGATTATGATGTAAGCGAGCTTAAGAAATACGCAATAAACGGAGATGAAGTAGAAACGATTGAGTTATATCATCCGTCCAATCTGCTCGGGGAAATGGTAAGCATTATGGATACACCGGGCATTGATTCTACTGATGATGCACATAAAGTATCAACCGAGTCGTCACTACATCTCTCCGACGCCGTCTTATATGTAATGGACTATAACCATGTCCAGTCTGAAGTGAACTTTCAATTTACCAAGACGTTAAAAGACCGAGGAGTACCGGTATATTTGGTCATTAACCAGGTTGATAAGCACGTGGACTTCGAGTTGAGCTTCGACCAATATCGTGCAAGCGTAGTTGATGCTTTCCGTCATTGGGATATTGAACCGGATGGTATTTATTTTACATCCTTAAAAGATGCAAACCATCCAGAGAATGAATGGCCGGAGTTGCTGGCAAAGCTTGGACA
Protein-coding sequences here:
- a CDS encoding polyphosphate kinase 2 family protein; the encoded protein is MGKLSEVDVNHKFETKKEYKEELKKYQLELLHLQRQFHEKGIPLIVVFEGWDAAGKGGAIRRFTEKIDPRGFQVHAVSAPNVIEARYHYLWRFWNKLPAKGQIGIFDRSWYGRVLVERVEKLATEEEWKRAYREINEFEKVLADGGALIVKFWLHISKQEQLERFEERKNNPFKHWKLTEEDWRNREKWDEYEQAVDEMLEKTDKPHASWHIVGGNYKWHARVMVLKTIVKAMEARLHTEK